A region of the Salvia splendens isolate huo1 chromosome 11, SspV2, whole genome shotgun sequence genome:
gatccttaagaaccattaaaagtcatagacttagcctttaccacgaggcaagttctccaacactctattgctctctagggaatagatatagtttgagtgtttttccatgaactctcatagcttagttgtccctttgaaccaagttcttgggatctccagtcatcatggttgggttaccactatgacaattctttagtttgtggatttcaaacccattccctctagcaacttattcatttgatcacggtttaaccctttggttagcggatccgctagattatctattgacttcacatagtcaattgtgatcacccctgttgtgatcaaatgtctcacggtgttatgtcgtcgacgtatatgtcgagacttaccgttatagaaaccattgtttgcccttccaatagccgcttggctatcgcagtgaatcagcactggtggcactggcttagaccaacatggaatgtcttcaaggaagttcttaagccactcggcttcctcaccagccttatccaaggcaatgaactccgattccattgttgatcgggctatacaggtctgttttgtggatttccacgatacagcaccacccccaatagtaaagacatatccacttgttgaaagtgagtctctattatcggatatccaattggcatcacagtacccttcaagcaccggggggtatctcgagaagtgtagcccaagattttgagtgtgttttaaatatctcaaaaccctcacaagagctctccaatgctctttgcttggattgctcgtgtaacgacttaacttgttcacggcacaagcaatgtcaggtcgagtgcaattagtcaagtacataatgcacccgatgacccgtgcatactcttcttgtgcaacgggctcgcctttgtttttgctcaagtgaacgtcgagttcaattggagtcttaaccggcgcgccatcataggctttgaatttattcaatatcttctcaacataatgtgattgtgttaagatgattccatcattcgttcttagaatcttcattccaagaattacatcggctagacccatgtctttcatgtcaaagtttctctttaacatggcctttgtatcgttaattacttgagtgttgctacccaagattaatatatcatcaacgtagagacacactataacatgaccgttattagtgctcttgatgtagacacatttgtcgcactcattgattttaaacccatttgataacatcacattatcaaacttcaagtgccattgcaatggcgcttgtttcaatccatatagggatttcacgagcttgcatacctttttctcttgtccaggtactacaaacccttcgggttgttccatgtagatttcgtcttctagttcaccattcagaaacgcggtctttacatccatttgatgaatctcgagattgtgcaatgcagcaatagcgagaagcacccggatagatgtaatccttgttacaggtgaataggtatcgaagaagtcatgtccttctttttgtttaaaaccctttactactaatcgggctttatacttatcaactgttccatcggccttaaactttcttttaagaacccatttgcatcctaaaggtttagcaccttcgggcaaatcaaccaacacccatgtgtggtttagcaaaattgaatcaatttcgctttgaacagcttctctccaatgcagcccgtctgggccagcaaaggctacttttatcgatgttggttcttcatccaacatgaaagcaatgtagtcaggaccaaaagtttttggtgttctgactctattaccacgtcttagtactgtatcttttggatcgggccttgcacgcttgcgcgattcaggttccgcatctgttgatttagaactagtggcttcttcttccacttgtttagaactagtggcttcttcaattcttgtctcagaattggttgataccttttccttatctttgcaaggaaaggtattttcgagaaatacagcattcctcgactcaattgttgttcctactgtgatagtcgatatttcagacttgtgaacaacaaatcgatatgcactactgttaagtgcatatccaatgaagatgcaatcaaccgtcttaggtccgattgtaacttctttgggcggaggaaccatcacctttgccaaacacccccacactttgaggtatttgtaggatgacttccttcccttccacaactcataaggagtaacatcttttcctttgagagggattttattcaagatatagtttgctgtcaaaacagcttccccccacatgttatgtggtaatcctgaactgagtagcagtgcattcatcatctcttttagagttcgattcttgcgttctgcaacaccattagattgtggtgaatatggagcagttgtttgatgaattataccacttgcgttgcataactcctcaaacggggctacatattcgcctcctctatcgcttcgaatcattttgattttacaaccaagttgattcccaacttcgttcttataatttttgaacgcctctattgcttcatctttgcttcttaaaagataaatgtagcaatatcttgtgcaatcatctatgaaagtgataaagtactttttaccacctctagtttgcaacatctttaaatcacatacatccgtgtgaattaattcaaggggttttgtgcttcgttcaaccgagtgaaacggcaacttagtcatttttgcttcaagacaaatttcacatttatcttggatatccaattcattagcctttagtaaatctaaatttactaatcttttaatggcttttgaatttacatgtcccaatctacaatgccacaaatttgaagactcaatcaaataagaggaagtagatgctttattcttattggccaatggcttcgcaacacttcgagttgctacactaagcttgaaaagcccatcggttacataaccttttccgatggattttccaaacttatacaagacaaacctatcggactcaaatacaagtttaaaccctttattaactagtattgatcctgacactaggttcttgcggatgtccgggacatgcagcacatccttcaaagtgatagttaggccagacgtcatcatgagaatcacgttgccaacgccgaggacttcggacgatgcttgattccccatgttgatcttcctcccttcaacagcagtgtaggaggcaaacttgctcctgtcggagcaaacatgagcagtagcgccggtgtcgatgtaccagcctcccttgttatcaacaaggttaacctcttcagtgaccactgcaatgaggtcgttctcatcccagtccttgaactccttctcaacgacgtgggctgccggcttcttcttcttgctgcggcagtctttagcaaagtggcctggtttgccacacttgtagcagtcgccttcaaacttctttgaaggctgctttcccttccctttgtcgtttggacggtttgggcgagggcgtttgttggagggaccgccccgctccaacaggttggctttggcttcatttggggtgaagcccttagccttttgatcacttttgcgcacgtcggcctcaatgcgcaacttcacgatcaagtcttcaagggtcatctgctttcgcttgtgcttgagataactcttgaagtccttccaacttggagggagcttgtcaatgatcgtgcaccttaggaacttatcgggcaaggtcatcccttcagccactaaggagtggatgatcatttggagctcttggacttgctccatgatgggtcgagagtcgaccatcttgtagtccataaacttggatgctacaacctgttcagtccctgcagcattgtctatgctatatttcttctctaggctttcccacatttgtttagatgtggttacattggagtatacattatagaggctatcatctaatgcacttaaaataaagtttttacatagataatccccttttctccaagcttcatagtccgccatgacttcgagcctagtctcttggtcgcttggcgcgggcggctcgttctccgtgaggaagttggcgacgcccaatgttgtcaagtagaacaacatcttttgataccaccgcttgaagtcagatcctccaaactttggtggtttctcggcaggtggcatcattcttggtgccaaaggtgccgcagttggtccttggaaggaaccaattccgttgcccccgaaggagccaacaacttggttgggcatagagccccccatgttcgtgttgggcatagtgccccccacattcgtgttgggcatagtgccccccacattcgtgttgatcccggaagatccaacaccagtattgagcccgaaggcaccaacacccgatccattaaaggatccgaaggaaccactaaaagtggaaccaaccgaaccaccaaaggtggaaccaatggacgccccgaaggggttgtcccaaacccaagggacggtggatgaagcggctgggaagccgggagttggcatcatcgagggagccgatgaagtgttgaccggtccagaggtcgccatggtggagggaatggcggcggtggcgttggcagcagcagtgttggattccgtcgacatctccagcaaaaggtgttaatatttcgaaagttttagttcagtttagaagtccaaattccttcaaaggcaagttatctcgtcttgcgattgttggtttctgggattacaagataacaaaaccgggcgtaatacaacccaaaagaaggaatacaaaaatgaactgaagttacaacgaaaatgaaacaactaaaccagtatgctatgacagccgagtcgaggaggcctcttcccgcaagacgagatacgccccggtagtgctctcggtttggcgtgtcgtccccaaaggtaaaacggctacgtcccttctgatgcagcaccgcaatcagcagagctccggcgaacgagatggaggagagggcagagcttcgacagaaagacaatgcagggagagggagagagcttatgcagagaatgcttgtaggtgtgtgtcctaatgcagtggtatggctagcctatttataggctaaccaccatgcagggtcaaccagccattgaaggctcatcatggcaaaaacgtaactgtaatgtgccacccgtgtgtggagcgtgtggatttctcacgtggcaaccgtgactgtgcctcgcttgacgacgtgtcaagccacttggattgctgactcggcggtggtccaaaaggaatagtttgggccaagcaccaagcccaaagaccaattgccaagatccaagtccaagtccaagatcaagatcaagatcgggatcgggcccgcgagcacgggcacgggcacgggctcgggctcgggcgggcggcggcggcggcgcgcgcgtgtgcgcgcgtgtgggctctttcacccatcttggtccactataattattaagtaacataaagtcacttaatttatacacattaaagatgtgttaatcctccaatgtgggataattaacactagttaattattccctaagctccatctccaagctttaattaaaagctaattatgcccaactttaatccactatttctcactcaccggaaatcggatttgagaaagtgaatatactacatttacctacgtaaaatgtagatcgacgctatgtcatttaatttcacaaaattaaatgtctcgtcacatttattatttggtcaaaatccattgaccgggcatatttaatccatgattttttacaataactatttgtaatttttcttcGTCCGGATTTAATATCAAAGCCAATTTAAAAAAGTTATTGGCATCCATTCCCCCACCGGTTTGTGATGAATTCTCTTTTATGTACTTTCTCAATCTTATAATCATTCATATTTAAAACGGCAGATAGCAGAATCTTGCACAAATTTCATTATTTAGtaaacaaattttgaaaattgaaatgataTTATCATTCATTTTAGTGCAAAATTAACACCATCACCGAACATTAACACGTCATACTATAAAAAATTGTTTGCACAGCCCACTACAGCCCATTGGGCCTCCCCATATTACAGCAAAGGTGTTCTTTatcataattttgttgaaatgtTTGGGAATTTTGGGACAGCATAGAATAATACTAAGGATAGTTAAGTATGATCATGCAGAAGATACAAGCTACAAGAGAGAGAAACATGGTGGTAATTCTAGTTTACTGCGCCAAAGCACTGGTGTTGTAGACAAGAAGCGTGCCGCCGGCAAGGATGCCGAGGAGGGTGACCACCCATATGGCCAAGCCGGCGGTGCCTCCGACGTAGACATCGTCACTTGGGGACCAATCATTCCGGTCATAGATAGGCCTGCATATGCCATTTCCGTTCAACTTTAGTTGAAAATCACCATTATTATAAAACGAAATAAACATATACAGTATTAGttaaataaatcataaaatttgatcaaattttgattAGTCTCGTACTACTATTAATAAGAATGGAgtgaaaaaaaatttatgtgGAGGGAGAAAAATTTAAAGAAGCAAAAAATTACATGAACAAAATTTCAGAATTTTAGGAACAAGAAGTagtgaaaaaattaaaacaaatcaattttataatatatgtcTTGATATTGATAAGgaatactccctacgtccctgTAAAAAAACGATCATttggttcggcacgagtttggtGCACATAGCATAAGTTGTGTTAGTGGAGAGTACTGAGCTCCATATCATTAGTAGTATAGTGTAATGATATAATTAGttctaaataaaatgatgtgtagttCAACTATATATTCCAAAACTAGAAAGTTCTTACTTTTCAATAACGGACTTTTAAGGAAATAGTCCATAGCGTTCAGAGACGGAGGGAGTTTAAAGCacaaaattcaatatttttcataaatctTAACTGTCTCATCAATTTACAACTTCTTATGTCTCATCCATCTACAAAACAACTTAATTCTCATGTCTCATCAATTCACAAAACAAGAAGATGATCAGAAGGTgtttaaataagaaataaaaagaaaggaaaaaaaatcaattttataaaatgacgACGATTCAAAATCAACAAATACGTCGTTTTGTACACGATCGAGCAATTGGgtgaaaactgaaaataaaaccTTTTGATTCTGTTTTCAAACTTTATATAGactaatcaaaattaaatcaaactTTCATAATTGTAATCGTTTTTACACTCAGTATCATATGCTATTATAAGTCACCTGTATCCGTCAACATTAGCGCCGTATTTGTCGACAAATTGGTAtatgttaaaattcataattcttgtcgTACATCGACTTgttaacgatcctagctcatctatataagtgtggtaaacctcccccttatgaggccttttaaggggtgagtggcctattctaatatggtatcagagcgggcctaagtcgatgatggattatatctctttatctcttcttttgcctacccacgtgatggaagtccgatgtgtcagtCATTCCGGTCCACatgtgagggggcgtgttaaaattcataattcttgtcccacatcgacttggtaactcATCCtacaagtcgatgatggattatatctctttatctcttcttttgtcaacccacgtgatggaagtccgatgtgtcagtCATTCCGgtccacacgtgagggggcgtgttaaaattcataattcttgtcttgcctacccacgtgatggaagtccgatgtgtcagtCATTCCGGTCCAcagtgagggggcgtgttaaaattcataattcttgtcccatATCGACTTGGTAACTCATCCTATGAGTGGCGTTACCaagctcacctatataagtgtggataaccttcccccttataaggccttttaaggggtgagtggtcCATTTCTAATAG
Encoded here:
- the LOC121756105 gene encoding photosystem II 10 kDa polypeptide, chloroplastic-like; amino-acid sequence: MSSASFAAVRGLPSLARTATPFRVQASGGKKIKTDTPYGTGGGMDLRNGIDASGRKPTGKGIYQFVDKYGANVDGYRPIYDRNDWSPSDDVYVGGTAGLAIWVVTLLGILAGGTLLVYNTSALAQ